In one Desulfoferula mesophila genomic region, the following are encoded:
- a CDS encoding GntR family transcriptional regulator, whose translation MPKIKHMEPTQGQAALRPDEVVDILEKMIFTGELQPRERLVVSALSERLGVSSYLVRTALQAMETKGLVKMEPHRGAMVSDLGPEEIDEIFQVRVGLEKMANALAAQRVSPRDLTRLREIDDQLTGCYRRGDLSGVIAANAQFHNYIAGLSGNKTLLKMILELKKRCHIFNTTAWSSPEMVERLFDEHQQYIMALESGDLATLEALPEHHFGHSQQLYLQHLRAKKGSGA comes from the coding sequence TTGCCTAAAATTAAGCACATGGAACCAACCCAGGGACAAGCTGCCTTGCGACCGGACGAGGTGGTGGATATTCTGGAAAAAATGATTTTTACCGGTGAGTTACAACCACGGGAGCGCCTGGTCGTCAGCGCCTTGAGCGAACGCTTGGGCGTAAGCAGCTACCTGGTGCGCACCGCCCTGCAGGCCATGGAGACCAAGGGCCTGGTCAAGATGGAACCTCACCGGGGGGCCATGGTCAGCGATTTGGGCCCGGAGGAAATTGACGAGATTTTCCAGGTGCGGGTGGGGCTGGAGAAGATGGCCAACGCCCTGGCCGCGCAACGGGTCTCCCCCCGGGATTTGACCCGGCTGCGGGAGATCGATGACCAACTGACCGGCTGTTACCGCCGCGGCGACCTGAGCGGTGTCATCGCGGCCAACGCGCAGTTTCACAACTACATCGCCGGCCTGTCGGGCAACAAGACCTTGCTCAAAATGATCCTCGAGCTGAAGAAGCGCTGCCACATCTTCAACACCACCGCCTGGTCGTCCCCGGAGATGGTGGAACGCCTGTTCGACGAGCACCAACAGTACATCATGGCTCTGGAGTCGGGGGACTTGGCCACGCTGGAGGCCTTGCCCGAACACCACTTCGGGCATTCCCAGCAGCTTTACCTGCAACACCTTCGAGCCAAAAAGGGCAGCGGAGCCTAG
- a CDS encoding DUF169 domain-containing protein, which produces MTVQSVLEETKVLLEHLGLSEEPFGVYYSDTKPDNAFGPKPGPPISRELEEQGQVDMQEVFKEFSCVMGNVWLARKKHRAAFISPEEYGCLGGVFYCSMIKPNLRFIEHYVTTGFPGTPMHGERYLPSPEAMQKFLAQVEPRDAPAKYCIFKPLSLFTGDEEPEFVIFFARPEVLCGLFTLTTFTTGDVDCVASPFGAGCTNMIAWPLYYKEKGLEKAVLGGLDPSARKFMKTDEMTFTVSWSLYQKMLAALPESMFNVDGAWKEVRKKVARSARAWGEER; this is translated from the coding sequence ATGACCGTGCAATCAGTTCTCGAGGAAACCAAGGTCCTTCTGGAGCACCTCGGCCTTAGCGAAGAACCGTTCGGAGTGTATTACTCCGACACCAAACCGGATAATGCTTTCGGGCCCAAGCCCGGCCCGCCTATCTCGCGCGAGTTGGAGGAGCAGGGCCAGGTGGACATGCAGGAGGTTTTCAAAGAGTTTTCCTGCGTCATGGGCAACGTTTGGTTGGCCCGGAAAAAGCATCGCGCCGCCTTCATTTCCCCGGAAGAGTACGGCTGCCTGGGAGGGGTGTTCTACTGCTCGATGATAAAGCCCAACCTCAGGTTCATTGAGCACTATGTGACCACGGGCTTTCCCGGCACCCCCATGCACGGCGAGCGGTATTTGCCTTCGCCCGAGGCCATGCAAAAATTCCTGGCCCAAGTAGAGCCACGCGACGCTCCCGCCAAGTACTGCATCTTCAAGCCGCTGTCCCTGTTCACGGGCGACGAGGAGCCGGAGTTTGTCATCTTTTTCGCCCGGCCCGAGGTGTTGTGCGGCCTCTTCACCCTTACGACTTTCACCACGGGTGATGTGGATTGTGTCGCCTCTCCCTTTGGCGCCGGCTGCACCAACATGATCGCCTGGCCGCTTTATTACAAAGAAAAGGGCTTGGAGAAAGCGGTGCTGGGCGGGCTTGATCCCTCGGCCAGGAAATTCATGAAGACCGACGAAATGACCTTCACGGTCTCCTGGTCCCTGTATCAGAAGATGCTGGCCGCCTTGCCGGAATCCATGTTCAACGTGGACGGCGCCTGGAAGGAAGTGCGCAAAAAGGTGGCTCGCAGCGCCAGGGCCTGGGGAGAAGAACGATAA
- a CDS encoding ABC transporter ATP-binding protein → MQERQADQEAILKVNNIEVVYNHVVLVLKGMSLVVPKGRIVSLLGSNGAGKSTTLKAISGLLPLEDGEMTDGWIEFNGEKLAQDLPHVLVRKGIFQVMEGRRIFEDLTVEENLTCGAYTRRDRSGVKADLDKCFAYFPVLKNRLGRLAGYLSGGEQQMLAISRALLARPKLMMLDEPSLGLAPLLVEEIFAIIQEINQKEGTSILLVEQNAQVALGVSSYGYIMENGRVVLDGPVERLLADQDVQEFYLGLGQGGGRKSYREVKHYKRRKRWLS, encoded by the coding sequence ATGCAAGAGCGGCAAGCGGACCAGGAGGCCATCCTCAAGGTCAACAACATAGAGGTGGTTTACAACCACGTGGTGCTGGTGCTCAAGGGCATGTCCCTGGTGGTGCCCAAGGGCCGCATAGTGAGCCTGCTGGGCTCCAACGGGGCGGGCAAGAGCACCACCCTCAAGGCCATCAGCGGGCTTTTGCCCCTGGAAGACGGCGAGATGACCGACGGGTGGATCGAGTTCAACGGAGAGAAGCTGGCCCAGGATCTGCCCCACGTCCTGGTGCGCAAGGGCATCTTCCAGGTGATGGAAGGGCGGCGCATCTTCGAGGACCTCACCGTGGAGGAGAACCTGACCTGCGGGGCCTACACCCGCCGCGACCGTTCCGGGGTCAAGGCCGACCTGGACAAGTGTTTTGCCTACTTCCCGGTGCTCAAAAATCGCCTGGGGCGCCTGGCCGGATACCTGAGCGGCGGAGAGCAGCAGATGCTGGCCATCAGCCGGGCCCTGTTGGCCCGGCCCAAGCTGATGATGCTCGACGAGCCTTCCCTGGGCCTGGCCCCCCTGTTGGTGGAGGAGATCTTCGCGATCATCCAGGAGATCAACCAAAAGGAAGGCACCAGCATCCTCCTGGTGGAGCAGAACGCCCAGGTCGCCCTAGGGGTCAGCTCCTACGGCTACATCATGGAAAACGGCCGGGTGGTGCTGGACGGCCCGGTGGAGCGCCTTTTGGCCGACCAGGACGTGCAGGAGTTTTACCTGGGCCTGGGCCAGGGCGGGGGCCGCAAGAGCTATCGCGAGGTCAAGCATTACAAGCGGAGGAAGCGGTGGTTGAGCTGA
- a CDS encoding AMP-dependent synthetase/ligase, translating to MVELSGKTLGQFFLEQVARRGEQVALREKDFGIWQEVTWSGYRDHVKHFALGLTALGFGRGDQLAIISENCREWLYADLAAICLGGVSVGVYPTSPYPEVHYVVKHSDSRLVVAEDQEQTDKILEVWDDLPLVKKIIVKDMKGLRHYPQDIIISFAAVEEMGRELERERPGWFEQRVAQGKADEVCIMVYTSGTTGKPKGAMINHVNIESMTLGTIEAIGATDQDSVVSYLPLCHVAEKIFSLFLPMYVGYPVNFAESIATIQSDLREIAPSVFLGVPRIWEKLQSAIYINIKDSSRLKRWLFKRCYAVGRRMAGERLEGRQPGLGLRMAYWAAYWLMLRALQNFVGLRKVRFCFSAAAKVSPDVLRFFHDLGIRVKEGYGMTESTGLSFIHMDDDIRMGTVGKPIEGIEFAIAEDGELLKKGAPVFVGYYKNEEATRQAIIDGWLHTGDIAQMDEHGHLSIVDRKKDIIITSGGKNIAPSEIENALKVSPYIKEAIVIGEGRNYIAALIQIDFDNVGKWATDNHIAYTNFKNLSQNQEVSRLVQAGVDRVNEQFARVENVRKFLLLTKELDHDDDELTATMKVRRANIYEKFAGEIEQVYGGGTRPSMNAS from the coding sequence GTGGTTGAGCTGAGCGGCAAGACCCTGGGCCAGTTCTTTCTGGAGCAGGTGGCCCGGCGCGGCGAGCAGGTGGCGCTCAGGGAAAAGGACTTCGGCATCTGGCAAGAGGTCACCTGGAGCGGCTACCGCGACCACGTGAAGCACTTTGCCCTGGGGCTCACCGCCCTGGGCTTTGGCCGGGGCGACCAACTGGCCATCATCAGCGAAAACTGCCGGGAGTGGCTCTATGCCGACCTGGCGGCCATCTGCCTGGGCGGGGTGTCCGTGGGGGTCTACCCCACCAGCCCCTATCCCGAGGTCCATTACGTGGTCAAGCATTCGGACAGCAGGTTGGTGGTGGCCGAGGACCAGGAGCAGACCGACAAGATTCTGGAGGTGTGGGACGACCTGCCCCTGGTCAAGAAAATCATCGTCAAGGACATGAAGGGCCTCAGGCACTATCCCCAGGACATCATCATATCCTTTGCAGCGGTGGAGGAGATGGGCCGGGAACTGGAGCGGGAGCGGCCCGGCTGGTTCGAACAACGGGTGGCCCAAGGCAAGGCCGATGAGGTGTGCATCATGGTCTACACCTCCGGCACCACCGGCAAGCCCAAGGGGGCCATGATCAACCACGTGAACATCGAATCCATGACCCTGGGCACCATCGAGGCCATCGGGGCCACGGACCAGGACTCGGTGGTTTCCTATCTGCCCCTGTGTCACGTGGCCGAAAAAATCTTCAGCCTGTTTTTGCCCATGTACGTGGGCTACCCGGTGAACTTCGCCGAGAGCATAGCAACCATCCAGAGCGACCTCAGGGAGATCGCCCCCTCGGTTTTCCTGGGGGTGCCGCGCATCTGGGAAAAACTGCAATCAGCCATTTACATCAACATCAAGGACTCCAGCCGCCTGAAGCGGTGGCTGTTTAAACGCTGCTACGCGGTGGGTCGGCGCATGGCCGGCGAGCGTCTGGAGGGGCGGCAACCGGGCCTGGGTTTAAGGATGGCCTATTGGGCGGCCTATTGGCTCATGCTCAGGGCCTTGCAAAACTTCGTGGGCCTGCGCAAGGTGCGTTTCTGCTTTTCCGCCGCGGCCAAGGTGAGCCCCGATGTTCTGCGCTTTTTCCACGACCTGGGCATCCGGGTCAAGGAAGGTTACGGCATGACCGAGTCCACCGGCTTGAGTTTCATCCACATGGACGACGACATTCGCATGGGCACGGTGGGCAAGCCTATCGAGGGCATAGAGTTCGCCATCGCCGAGGACGGCGAGTTGCTCAAAAAAGGCGCCCCGGTGTTCGTGGGCTACTACAAGAACGAGGAAGCCACCCGGCAGGCGATCATCGACGGCTGGCTGCACACCGGCGACATCGCGCAGATGGACGAGCACGGCCACCTGTCCATCGTGGACCGCAAGAAGGACATCATTATCACCAGCGGCGGCAAAAACATCGCCCCCAGCGAGATCGAGAACGCCCTCAAGGTGAGCCCCTACATCAAGGAGGCCATAGTGATCGGGGAGGGCCGCAACTACATTGCCGCCCTGATCCAGATCGACTTTGACAACGTGGGCAAGTGGGCCACCGACAACCACATCGCCTACACCAACTTCAAGAACCTGTCGCAAAACCAGGAGGTGAGCCGCCTGGTCCAGGCCGGGGTGGACCGGGTCAACGAGCAGTTCGCCCGGGTGGAGAACGTGCGCAAGTTCCTCCTGCTGACCAAGGAGCTGGACCACGACGACGACGAGCTCACCGCGACCATGAAGGTGCGCCGGGCCAACATTTATGAGAAGTTCGCCGGGGAAATTGAGCAGGTTTATGGCGGAGGGACAAGGCCTTCAATGAACGCAAGCTAG
- a CDS encoding branched-chain amino acid ABC transporter permease → MRIGDFKQSYAADEAVFRSGTVRVWLALLFAALAVFPFLAGPYLLYMADLTGVAIVAAVGLNILIGAAGQISLGHAAFVGIGAYTSAILTTRLGLPFLVCLPLSGLSAAFFGVIVGAPSMRMKGLYLCIATLAAQVIFDFIFVHWTPVTGGIRGINVPPPDIFGLKLDTEFKFYFVTVPIVILAVSAARNLFRTRVGRAFIAIRDRDISAELMGINLFQYKLYAFATSSFFAGVAGCLQVYLLKIVTPEHFPLHESIRYLAMIIVGGLGSVLGSIFGAIFMTMVPEALQSGLALFQGLDDKLMSYLFPLQTVVFGLLIVGFLVFEPHGLAEIWRRIKDYFRLWPFEH, encoded by the coding sequence ATGCGCATAGGCGACTTCAAACAGTCCTACGCCGCCGACGAAGCGGTCTTCCGCAGCGGCACGGTCCGGGTTTGGCTGGCCCTGCTCTTCGCGGCCCTGGCCGTCTTCCCCTTCCTGGCCGGGCCCTACCTGCTCTACATGGCCGACCTGACCGGCGTGGCCATCGTGGCCGCGGTGGGCCTGAACATCCTCATTGGGGCGGCCGGCCAAATATCCCTGGGCCACGCCGCGTTCGTGGGTATCGGCGCCTACACCAGCGCCATCCTGACCACCCGCCTGGGCCTGCCTTTCCTGGTTTGCCTGCCCCTCTCCGGGCTTTCGGCGGCCTTTTTCGGGGTCATCGTGGGGGCGCCCTCCATGCGCATGAAGGGCCTGTACCTGTGCATTGCCACCCTGGCCGCCCAGGTGATCTTTGACTTCATCTTCGTGCACTGGACCCCGGTGACCGGCGGCATCCGGGGAATCAACGTGCCTCCGCCGGACATATTCGGCCTTAAGCTGGACACCGAGTTCAAGTTCTACTTCGTGACCGTGCCGATCGTCATCCTGGCGGTAAGCGCGGCCCGCAACCTGTTCCGCACCCGGGTGGGCCGGGCCTTCATCGCCATCCGCGACCGCGACATCTCCGCCGAGCTGATGGGCATCAACCTGTTTCAGTACAAGCTTTACGCCTTTGCCACCAGCAGCTTCTTCGCCGGGGTCGCCGGTTGCTTGCAGGTCTATCTGCTCAAGATAGTCACTCCGGAGCACTTCCCCCTGCACGAATCCATCCGCTATCTGGCCATGATCATCGTCGGCGGTTTGGGTTCGGTGTTGGGCTCCATATTCGGGGCCATTTTCATGACCATGGTGCCCGAGGCCCTGCAAAGCGGCCTGGCCCTTTTCCAGGGCCTGGACGACAAGTTGATGAGCTACCTGTTCCCGTTGCAAACCGTGGTTTTCGGCCTTCTGATCGTGGGGTTTTTGGTCTTCGAGCCCCATGGACTGGCCGAGATTTGGCGGCGGATAAAGGATTATTTCCGGCTTTGGCCCTTTGAGCACTAG
- a CDS encoding branched-chain amino acid ABC transporter permease translates to MDILLQLIVSGIAVGGVYALIALGFVLIYKATSIINFATGEFMMIGAYFFYTFMVMIGLPPIPSFLLVMFSSALLGLFIERAILRYMLGQPTISIVMVTIGLSSILMGLAEIIWSTDFKSFPPLFPRAPIIIGDIIVRSNLFWGFVAAMAAVILFALLFKYAKVGVAMRATAGDQMAAFSMGINVRSMFTVAWSLGAIAAALGGVIIGNIGGIQPTLGGIGLKIFPVVILGGLDSIAGAVVGGFIVGLVENIAGGYLDPYVGGGVKDLAPFVVLVLILLVKPYGLFGKEDIERL, encoded by the coding sequence ATGGACATCCTGCTGCAACTGATCGTCAGCGGCATCGCGGTGGGCGGGGTCTACGCCCTCATCGCCCTGGGCTTCGTGCTGATTTACAAGGCCACCAGCATCATCAACTTCGCCACCGGCGAATTCATGATGATCGGGGCCTACTTCTTCTACACCTTCATGGTGATGATCGGCCTGCCGCCCATCCCCTCCTTTTTGCTGGTCATGTTTTCCTCGGCCTTGCTGGGGCTTTTCATAGAGCGGGCCATCCTGCGCTACATGCTGGGACAGCCCACCATCAGCATCGTGATGGTCACCATCGGGCTCAGCTCCATCCTCATGGGCCTGGCCGAGATCATCTGGTCCACCGATTTCAAAAGCTTTCCGCCCCTGTTCCCCCGGGCGCCCATAATCATCGGCGATATCATCGTGCGCTCCAACCTGTTCTGGGGCTTCGTGGCGGCCATGGCCGCGGTGATCCTTTTCGCCCTGCTGTTCAAATACGCCAAGGTGGGGGTCGCCATGCGGGCCACCGCCGGCGATCAGATGGCCGCCTTTTCCATGGGCATCAACGTGCGCAGCATGTTCACCGTGGCCTGGTCCCTGGGGGCCATCGCCGCGGCCCTGGGCGGGGTGATCATCGGCAACATCGGCGGCATCCAGCCCACCCTGGGCGGCATCGGCCTCAAGATCTTCCCGGTGGTCATCCTGGGGGGCCTGGACTCCATCGCCGGGGCGGTGGTGGGCGGCTTCATCGTGGGGCTGGTGGAAAACATCGCCGGGGGCTATCTGGACCCCTACGTGGGCGGCGGGGTCAAGGACTTGGCTCCTTTCGTGGTTTTGGTCCTGATTCTGTTGGTAAAGCCCTACGGGCTCTTCGGCAAAGAAGACATCGAGCGCTTGTAG
- a CDS encoding ABC transporter ATP-binding protein: MAQQPILSMEEVSLSFGGLTVLSEVSFKVNPGEIFAIIGPNGAGKTSILNCIGGFYRPSAGRMFFQGKEITRTSPDRRAAMGLARTFQNIALFRGMTVLDNIKLGAHAHLKTGLPAALMYWGAAHREEMALRDLVEKKIIDFLEIEPIRKQAVGSLAYGLQKRVELARALAMRPKVLLMDEPVAGMNAEETEDMARFILDIQEEQGITIVLIEHDMNVIMDISDRVMVLNFGQKIAEGTPEQMQSHPEVIKAYLGEKKG; encoded by the coding sequence ATGGCGCAACAGCCCATTCTCAGCATGGAGGAAGTCTCCCTTTCCTTCGGGGGCCTCACGGTGCTTTCGGAGGTTAGCTTCAAGGTCAATCCCGGCGAGATTTTCGCCATCATCGGTCCCAACGGGGCGGGCAAGACCTCCATACTCAACTGCATCGGCGGCTTTTACCGCCCCTCGGCCGGGCGCATGTTTTTTCAGGGCAAGGAGATAACCCGCACCAGCCCCGACCGCCGGGCCGCCATGGGCCTGGCCCGCACCTTCCAGAACATCGCTCTGTTTCGGGGCATGACCGTGCTGGACAACATCAAACTGGGGGCCCATGCCCACCTCAAGACCGGGTTGCCGGCGGCCCTGATGTATTGGGGGGCGGCCCACCGTGAAGAGATGGCCCTGCGCGACCTGGTGGAGAAGAAGATCATCGACTTTCTGGAGATCGAGCCCATCCGCAAGCAGGCGGTGGGTTCGTTGGCCTATGGCCTGCAAAAGCGGGTGGAGTTGGCTCGGGCCCTGGCCATGCGGCCCAAGGTCCTTTTGATGGACGAGCCGGTGGCGGGCATGAACGCCGAGGAGACCGAGGACATGGCCCGCTTCATCCTGGACATCCAGGAGGAACAGGGCATCACCATCGTGCTGATCGAGCACGACATGAACGTGATCATGGACATCAGCGACAGGGTCATGGTGCTCAACTTCGGCCAGAAGATCGCCGAGGGCACCCCGGAGCAGATGCAGAGCCACCCCGAGGTAATCAAGGCCTACCTAGGCGAGAAGAAGGGCTAG
- a CDS encoding ABC transporter substrate-binding protein, giving the protein MKSLRVTLGLLLALCLLLGAGSALAADTIKITAQQPITGRFAFAGKHINQGLADSLAWANEQGGVDGIKVEYIYEDTGYDLKRAVAAFKKMMAKYSPVMDYGESTGQGKALSPEINSRYHVVYGSTSFSQELADRAKNPYIFVSGPTYAQQFGILLKYIAANPKTKGKKPTVAFFHSDTEFGRDPIPFAREMAKKLGVEVVAEEVTAVGAVDVTSQLLDLKRHNPDYCIFQGYVVPPIPAIIRGAKDFGLKTTFMGTFWTMSNMLLDKLGADGEGYMGVMPYAYWYHTEVPMIKIIQDFNKRHHPDVAYRPNSYMQGWFTGMVFVKLAKMCKAKGLPITGPNLKDMIPQVKDWDTQGFAGMVSFKSSNATAVGKVYVGKGGKFVPASDWIYLD; this is encoded by the coding sequence ATGAAATCGTTACGGGTTACCTTGGGTCTGTTGTTGGCCCTATGCCTGCTCCTGGGGGCCGGATCGGCGTTGGCCGCCGACACCATAAAAATCACCGCCCAGCAACCCATTACCGGGCGCTTCGCCTTCGCGGGCAAGCACATCAACCAAGGCCTGGCCGATTCCCTGGCCTGGGCCAACGAACAAGGCGGGGTGGACGGCATCAAGGTGGAATACATCTACGAGGACACCGGCTACGACCTCAAGCGGGCCGTGGCCGCCTTCAAGAAGATGATGGCCAAGTACAGCCCGGTGATGGACTACGGCGAGTCCACCGGCCAGGGCAAGGCCCTGTCCCCGGAGATCAACAGCCGCTACCACGTGGTCTACGGCTCCACCAGCTTCAGCCAGGAGCTGGCCGACCGGGCCAAGAACCCCTACATCTTCGTTTCCGGACCCACCTATGCCCAGCAGTTCGGCATTTTGCTCAAGTACATCGCGGCCAACCCCAAGACCAAGGGCAAGAAGCCCACGGTGGCCTTCTTCCACAGCGACACCGAGTTCGGCCGCGACCCCATCCCCTTTGCCAGGGAGATGGCCAAGAAGCTGGGGGTGGAAGTGGTGGCCGAGGAAGTGACCGCGGTGGGCGCGGTGGACGTCACCAGCCAGCTGTTGGACCTCAAGCGCCACAACCCCGACTACTGCATCTTCCAGGGCTACGTGGTCCCGCCCATCCCGGCGATTATCCGGGGTGCCAAGGATTTCGGTCTCAAGACCACCTTCATGGGCACCTTCTGGACCATGTCCAATATGCTCCTGGACAAGCTGGGGGCCGATGGAGAGGGCTACATGGGAGTGATGCCCTATGCCTACTGGTATCACACCGAGGTGCCCATGATTAAGATCATCCAGGACTTCAACAAGCGCCATCACCCCGATGTCGCCTACCGCCCCAACAGTTACATGCAGGGCTGGTTCACGGGCATGGTCTTCGTCAAGCTGGCCAAGATGTGCAAGGCCAAGGGGCTGCCCATCACCGGCCCCAACCTCAAGGACATGATTCCCCAGGTCAAGGACTGGGACACCCAGGGCTTTGCCGGCATGGTGAGCTTCAAAAGCAGCAACGCCACCGCCGTGGGCAAGGTCTATGTGGGCAAGGGCGGCAAGTTCGTGCCCGCCTCCGACTGGATCTACCTGGATTAA
- a CDS encoding MalY/PatB family protein, translating into MIYDFNKVINRDRTNSVKWEFVGHHVAGARDDTLPLWVADMDFPCAQPIIDALHARVDRLIFGYSDPYTEEYLSAVTGWFERRFNWIIDPEHLVVAPGVVPAIGVLLRILTQPGDGVIIQRPVYYPFTNMITGNGRRVINNPLSLSDGRYAMDFADLEAKASDPANTMMILCSPHNPVGRVWTPEELIRAAEICQKHEVVLISDEIHCDLVRRGVTQIPTRLLSDSDQIITCTSASKTFNLAGLHICNCIVSSEKIRQEWQAEQRGRMGLSGGNAMGIAATQAAYNQGEEWLEQVLDYLDANLQFMAEFIAERLPQAAFTIPQGTYLPWIDLRGYGLTGPELEERILGQANIALDQGYIFGPEGEGFERINAACPRSILTDCLERMAKVLEG; encoded by the coding sequence ATGATTTATGATTTCAACAAGGTAATCAACCGGGACCGGACCAATTCGGTCAAGTGGGAATTTGTCGGACACCATGTGGCCGGGGCCAGGGACGACACCCTGCCGCTGTGGGTGGCGGACATGGATTTCCCTTGCGCCCAGCCGATCATCGATGCCCTGCATGCCCGGGTGGATCGGCTCATTTTCGGCTACAGCGACCCTTATACCGAAGAGTATTTATCCGCCGTGACCGGCTGGTTTGAGAGGCGCTTCAACTGGATTATCGATCCGGAGCACCTTGTCGTCGCCCCCGGGGTGGTCCCGGCCATCGGCGTCTTGCTGCGCATCCTGACCCAGCCCGGCGACGGCGTAATCATCCAGCGGCCGGTCTACTATCCCTTCACCAACATGATTACGGGCAACGGCCGCCGGGTGATCAACAACCCGCTGTCCCTGAGTGACGGCCGCTACGCCATGGACTTCGCCGACCTTGAGGCCAAGGCGTCTGATCCGGCCAACACGATGATGATCCTGTGCAGCCCTCACAACCCGGTGGGCAGGGTCTGGACTCCGGAAGAGCTGATCCGCGCGGCCGAGATTTGTCAAAAGCACGAGGTGGTTCTGATCTCCGATGAGATTCACTGCGACCTGGTCCGCCGGGGCGTGACCCAAATCCCCACGAGATTGCTCAGCGACTCCGACCAGATCATCACCTGCACCTCGGCCAGCAAGACCTTCAACCTGGCCGGGCTGCACATCTGCAACTGCATCGTGAGCAGCGAAAAGATCAGGCAGGAATGGCAGGCCGAACAGCGGGGCCGGATGGGGCTCTCCGGAGGTAACGCCATGGGCATCGCCGCCACTCAGGCGGCCTACAATCAGGGGGAGGAATGGCTGGAGCAGGTCCTGGATTACCTGGACGCCAATCTGCAATTCATGGCCGAGTTTATTGCCGAGCGCTTGCCCCAGGCCGCCTTCACCATTCCCCAGGGAACCTATCTGCCCTGGATCGATCTGCGCGGCTATGGGTTGACCGGGCCCGAGCTGGAAGAAAGGATACTTGGGCAAGCCAACATCGCCTTGGATCAAGGCTACATCTTCGGTCCCGAGGGCGAGGGCTTCGAACGGATCAACGCCGCCTGCCCCCGGAGTATTCTGACCGACTGTCTGGAGCGTATGGCCAAGGTTCTGGAGGGCTGA
- a CDS encoding RidA family protein, protein MSKQIISSPLAPDAIGPYSHAVKAGEFLFVSGQVGVDPATGEFAGPDTADQTEQCLKNLSAILSEAGAGLEQVFKTTVFLADLDDFQVMNQVYSRFFSADPPARACVKVARLPRGARVEIELVAHLAA, encoded by the coding sequence GTGAGCAAACAAATCATCTCAAGCCCCCTGGCTCCCGACGCCATCGGACCCTATTCCCATGCGGTAAAGGCCGGTGAGTTTTTGTTCGTCTCGGGCCAGGTCGGCGTGGACCCGGCAACCGGCGAGTTCGCCGGGCCGGATACCGCCGACCAGACCGAGCAGTGTCTCAAAAATCTGTCCGCCATCCTGAGCGAGGCCGGCGCCGGCCTGGAGCAGGTATTCAAGACCACCGTTTTTTTGGCCGACCTGGATGATTTCCAGGTCATGAACCAGGTGTATTCCCGATTTTTCTCCGCCGACCCGCCGGCCCGGGCCTGCGTAAAGGTGGCCAGGCTGCCCCGCGGGGCCCGGGTGGAGATAGAGCTGGTGGCCCACCTAGCCGCCTGA
- a CDS encoding TetR/AcrR family transcriptional regulator → MGVVERRAREKEQRRVAILDAAKEIFSRKGYQGATMEEIAARAELSPATLYLYFNNKSELYASLNVKMLAFLCQRVEQVAGQKGLDPADKVRRLAQAMHDVYTFDPLILVNVLHMQASQELMELSPELKEEINSMAAKALRLMAGIFQQGIQQGRFRPYHPVALADLVWSVFCGLVLWEESKRGFAPEKDYLQGTLELAIEIMARGISK, encoded by the coding sequence ATGGGTGTAGTTGAGCGCAGGGCCAGGGAGAAAGAGCAGCGCCGGGTGGCCATCCTGGACGCGGCCAAGGAAATCTTCTCTCGCAAGGGCTACCAGGGCGCCACCATGGAAGAGATAGCCGCCCGGGCCGAACTCAGTCCCGCCACCCTTTACCTCTACTTCAACAACAAGAGCGAGCTCTACGCTTCGCTCAACGTCAAGATGCTGGCCTTTCTCTGCCAAAGGGTGGAGCAAGTGGCCGGGCAAAAGGGCTTGGACCCTGCCGACAAGGTGCGCCGCCTGGCCCAAGCCATGCACGACGTCTATACCTTTGATCCCCTCATTCTGGTCAACGTGCTGCACATGCAGGCCAGCCAGGAACTCATGGAGCTGTCGCCCGAGCTCAAGGAGGAGATCAACTCCATGGCCGCCAAGGCGCTCCGGCTGATGGCCGGCATTTTCCAACAAGGCATTCAGCAAGGGCGGTTCAGGCCCTATCATCCCGTGGCCCTGGCCGATTTGGTCTGGTCGGTGTTTTGCGGGCTGGTGCTTTGGGAGGAAAGCAAGCGCGGCTTCGCGCCGGAAAAGGACTATCTCCAGGGCACCCTGGAGTTGGCCATAGAAATCATGGCCCGGGGCATCAGCAAGTAG